From the Tripterygium wilfordii isolate XIE 37 chromosome 6, ASM1340144v1, whole genome shotgun sequence genome, one window contains:
- the LOC120000865 gene encoding probable pectate lyase 5 produces MALPLMSLLTLLFASLLLLAPSSISSSPLQDPELVVEEVHKSINTSRRELGFLSCGTGNPIDDCWRCDPNWESNRKRLADCAIGFGKRAIGGRDGKIYVVTDPSDNDPVNPRPGTLRYGVIQDEPLWITFANDMVIKLKEELIMNSFKTIDGRGANVHIAGGPCITIQYVTNIIIHGINIHDCKRGGNAYVRDSPSHYGWRTVSDGDGVSIFGGSYVWIDHCSLSNCDDGLIDAIHGSTAITISNNYMTHHNKVMLLGHSDSYKQDKGMQVTIAFNHFGEGLVQRMPRCRHGYFHVVNNDYTQWQMYAIGGSAAPTINSQGNRFYAPNDIVSKEVTKHEDAPMSAWSKWNWRSSGDLFLNGAFFTPSGAGASTSYAKASSLSARPSSLVGSITAGAGSLLCRKGKSC; encoded by the exons ATGGCACTTCCATTAATGTCTCTTCTAACACTGCTctttgcttctcttcttcttcttgctccCAGCTCCATCTCCTCCTCGCCACTTCAAGATCCTGAATTAGTGGTTGAAGAAGTGCACAA GAGCATCAATACATCGAGGAGGGAATTGGGTTTTCTTTCATGTGGGACGGGCAATCCGATCGACGACTGTTGGCGGTGCGACCCGAATTGGGAGAGCAACCGGAAACGGTTGGCGGATTGTGCAATCGGGTTTGGTAAGCGAGCGATTGGAGGCCGTGACGGGAAGATTTATGTGGTGACGGATCCGAGTGACAATGATCCGGTGAACCCAAGACCAGGTACGCTCAGATACGGTGTCATACAAGATGAGCCACTGTGGATCACTTTCGCAAATGACATGGTGATCAAGTTAAAAGAGGAGTTGATCATGAATTCGTTCAAGACAATCGACGGTCGAGGAGCGAACGTACACATAGCTGGTGGGCCCTGTATTACGATTCAGTATGtgactaatattataatacatgGGATTAATATCCATGATTGTAAGAGAGGAGGGAATGCTTATGTGAGGGACTCTCCAAGTCATTATGGGTGGAGGACTGTATCGGACGGTGATGGTGTGTCCATCTTTGGTGGaagttatgtttggattgaTCATTGCTCTTTGTCAAACTGTGACGACGGTCTGATTGATGCAATCCATGGATCAACGGCTATAACCATCTCTAACAATTACATGACACATCATAATAAGGTAATGTTGTTGGGTCATAGTGATAGTTATAAGCAAGATAAGGGTATGCAAGTCACAATTGCTTTTAATCATTTTGGAGAAGGACTTGTTCAAAGAATGCCCAG ATGCAGACATGGGTACTTTCATGTGGTGAACAATGACTACACACAATGGCAAATGTATGCTATTGGTGGTAGTGCTGCTCCTACAATCAATAGCCAAGGCAATAGATTTTATGCTCCCAATGACATAGTAAGCAAGGAG GTGACAAAACATGAGGATGCACCCATGAGTGCATGGAGTAAATGGAATTGGAGGTCTTCAGGGGACTTGTTTTTGAATGGTGCATTCTTCACGCCATCAGGTGCAGGAGCTTCGACTAGTTACGCCAAGGCATCGAGCCTTAGTGCGAGACCGTCTTCGCTTGTGGGTTCAATCACAGCTGGTGCTGGTTCGCTGCTTTGCAGGAAGGGCAAGAGTTGCTGA
- the LOC120000617 gene encoding anther-specific protein BCP1-like has translation MARQIVVLALVLFAVIGYASAADEAPKQSPSGADGGAALAPVSGNDDSIGNTDDDASAPSGNGGDDEVVAGPVGSETGLGPSGETSKTGDATGLKVSAVAGLATNLTVERKSAIFADCEYDFYLELIKEIMHISKTIKGTTMVAF, from the exons atggctCGCCAAATCGTCGTTCTGGCACTCGTCCTTTTCGCAGTCATTGGGTACGCTTCGGCTGCTGACGAGGCACCCAAACAGTCTCCCAGCGGTGCCGATGGCGGCGCTGCATTGGCGCCGGTGTCTGGAAATGATGACAGCATTGGGAACACCGATGATGATGCAAGTGCGCCTTctggaaatggtggtgatgatgagGTTGTTGCTGGGCCTGTTGGGAGCGAGACTGGGCTTGGCCCATCTGGTGAGACATCGAAGACTGGTGATGCCACCGGACTTAAGGTCTCCGCCGTTGCTGGA CTAGCTACTAATTTAACTGTTGAGAGAAAATCTGCAATCTTTGCAGATTGCGAGTATGATTTCTATCTTGAACTC attaaggaaatcatgcatatCAGTAAGACTATTAAAGGAACCACAATGGTTGCATTTTAA